A genomic region of Gemmata massiliana contains the following coding sequences:
- a CDS encoding type III polyketide synthase, with translation MSFAIHGIGAAHPPDAVTAEEGLALARVLAGPDVRTSTWLGPIYSNNGLRQRFQIIGGSAKRDALAGTNDSGSPFLPTPDNEGTGPTTGERMAIYAQEAGPLALCASTSALAESGFAPDTITHLVTVSCTGFVAPGVDFALITGLGLKPTVARTHVGFMGCHGALNGLRVANAFASADPSARVLVCAVELSSLHYYYGSAADKLIANSIFADGAAAVVGAGGEPTPLAPFPKKEGGTEPNTVGTTQSTTVLSPSPFRGGVGEGFLPPWSLVASGSCLIPNSAADMGWVVGDHGFEMSLSRRVPGLIAAHLKPWIESWLGDNGLSLANVRSWAVHPGGPKIVSAVGEALGLSGEALAPSRGVFAEYGNMSSPTVLFILRTLRAEGAPRPCVALGFGPGLVAEAALFV, from the coding sequence ATGAGCTTCGCGATTCACGGCATCGGCGCCGCGCACCCGCCGGACGCCGTGACCGCAGAGGAGGGGCTCGCGCTCGCGCGAGTGCTCGCGGGGCCGGACGTGCGCACCTCGACGTGGCTCGGGCCGATTTACTCGAACAACGGCCTCCGGCAGCGCTTCCAGATCATCGGCGGCAGTGCCAAACGCGACGCACTGGCCGGGACGAACGACAGCGGGTCGCCGTTTCTTCCCACGCCGGACAACGAGGGCACTGGACCGACGACCGGCGAGCGGATGGCGATCTACGCACAAGAGGCCGGGCCGCTCGCGCTCTGTGCTTCGACGAGCGCCCTGGCCGAGAGCGGGTTCGCCCCCGACACGATCACGCACCTCGTGACCGTATCGTGTACCGGGTTCGTGGCGCCGGGCGTAGACTTCGCGCTGATTACCGGGTTGGGGCTCAAGCCGACGGTCGCACGCACGCACGTCGGGTTCATGGGGTGTCATGGCGCGCTGAACGGGCTGCGCGTGGCGAACGCATTCGCGAGTGCCGATCCGTCCGCGCGCGTGCTGGTGTGTGCGGTGGAACTGAGCAGCCTGCACTACTACTACGGCAGTGCCGCGGACAAACTGATCGCGAACTCGATCTTCGCCGACGGCGCCGCGGCCGTGGTGGGGGCGGGGGGAGAACCTACCCCCCTAGCCCCCTTCCCTAAGAAGGAAGGGGGAACAGAACCAAATACCGTAGGCACAACGCAATCCACAACGGTTTTAAGCCCCTCTCCGTTTAGGGGAGGGGTTGGGGAGGGGTTCTTACCCCCCTGGTCCCTCGTCGCGTCCGGTTCGTGTCTCATCCCGAATTCCGCGGCCGATATGGGCTGGGTGGTCGGTGACCACGGGTTCGAGATGTCGCTGTCGCGCCGGGTGCCGGGGTTGATCGCGGCGCACCTCAAACCGTGGATCGAATCTTGGCTCGGTGACAACGGGCTGTCACTTGCGAACGTGCGGAGCTGGGCCGTTCACCCCGGTGGGCCGAAGATCGTGAGCGCGGTGGGAGAGGCGCTCGGGCTTTCGGGCGAAGCACTCGCCCCGTCGAGGGGCGTTTTTGCTGAATACGGCAACATGTCCAGTCCGACCGTGCTGTTCATCCTGCGCACGTTGCGCGCGGAAGGGGCGCCGCGACCGTGTGTCGCGCTCGGCTTCGGGCCGGGACTGGTAGCCGAAGCCGCGCTCTTCGTGTGA
- a CDS encoding NAD(P)/FAD-dependent oxidoreductase, producing MTLDVVVIGAGPAGAVAARELARRGHSVLLVDKARFPRPKVCGCCINGAAITTLKRLGLGHAVASGVPLHNVTIGAGARSASVKLPGGVSLSREAFDLTLVREAVKAGAQFREGAVARIESTCPDFATVTVQEYEQPVRAKVVIVATGLAGREATPEAGSRIGAGVIVPADLVPAHFRPGTTFMATGRGGYVGLVRVEDGRLDVAAAFDVAFVKSRGGLGCAAESILNEVGWPCVPGIADLPWKGTPALTRRANKLAGERWFAIGDAAGYVEPFTGEGMAWAVASAAAVAPIAARAVHHWSDSLGREWERAYHRVIGGRQRVCRIVSRVLRSPALTGTVVRALTACPVLARPVVWSLNRSSAPLPHGAHL from the coding sequence ATGACGCTCGATGTGGTGGTCATCGGCGCCGGACCCGCGGGCGCGGTGGCCGCACGCGAGCTGGCGCGCCGGGGGCACTCGGTTCTGTTGGTGGACAAGGCGCGATTCCCGCGCCCGAAGGTGTGTGGGTGCTGCATTAACGGCGCGGCCATCACGACCCTCAAGCGACTCGGACTCGGGCACGCCGTGGCGAGCGGCGTTCCACTTCACAACGTGACCATCGGAGCTGGGGCGCGTTCGGCGTCGGTGAAGTTGCCCGGCGGGGTGTCGCTGTCGCGCGAAGCGTTCGACCTTACGCTCGTGCGGGAAGCGGTGAAGGCCGGCGCGCAGTTCCGTGAGGGCGCGGTCGCAAGAATTGAAAGCACGTGCCCGGATTTCGCAACAGTCACCGTGCAGGAGTACGAGCAACCGGTTCGCGCGAAGGTCGTGATCGTTGCCACCGGGCTTGCGGGCCGCGAGGCGACACCGGAAGCCGGTTCACGTATCGGGGCGGGGGTGATCGTCCCCGCCGACCTCGTTCCCGCGCACTTCAGACCCGGCACGACCTTCATGGCGACGGGGCGCGGGGGGTACGTCGGACTGGTGCGCGTCGAGGACGGGCGGCTCGATGTCGCGGCGGCGTTCGATGTGGCGTTCGTGAAGTCGCGCGGGGGGCTTGGGTGCGCCGCAGAAAGCATTTTGAACGAAGTCGGTTGGCCGTGCGTACCGGGAATTGCGGATCTCCCCTGGAAGGGAACTCCGGCGCTCACTCGGCGCGCCAACAAACTGGCCGGTGAGCGCTGGTTCGCGATCGGCGACGCGGCGGGTTACGTCGAGCCGTTCACCGGTGAGGGGATGGCCTGGGCGGTCGCATCCGCCGCGGCCGTTGCGCCGATCGCGGCACGTGCTGTGCACCACTGGAGCGATTCGCTCGGCCGGGAGTGGGAACGCGCGTACCACCGCGTGATCGGTGGGCGCCAGCGCGTGTGCCGGATCGTTTCGCGTGTGCTGCGCTCGCCCGCACTCACCGGAACCGTCGTGCGCGCGCTGACCGCGTGCCCCGTGCTCGCCCGTCCGGTCGTCTGGTCCCTCAACCGGTCTTCTGCCCCGCTCCCTCACGGTGCCCACCTATGA
- a CDS encoding methyltransferase domain-containing protein, whose product MFLSRLHTRDRIPELMDDPAIDPTEHRRALAGLVRLNRFSNSVGVLWPAIANLSGRLKRTVRVLDVATGSGDVPRKLLARAERASVSIEVAGCDVSPTAIEEASRHPSAARFFVHDALRDPLPNGFDVVTCSLFLHHLSEDDAITLLANMKSAAGALVLVNDLLRSRFNYCAVWAACRVLTGSRVVWFDGPASVRSAFTPAEALALAERAGLVGATARSKFPSRFLLSWSRE is encoded by the coding sequence GTGTTCTTGTCCCGCTTGCACACGCGCGATCGCATCCCGGAATTGATGGACGATCCCGCCATCGACCCGACCGAGCACCGGCGCGCGCTCGCGGGCTTGGTCCGGCTCAATCGCTTCAGTAACAGTGTGGGCGTGCTGTGGCCCGCAATCGCGAACCTATCTGGACGGCTCAAGCGCACGGTCCGCGTGCTGGATGTGGCGACGGGTAGCGGGGACGTTCCACGCAAGTTGCTCGCGCGGGCCGAACGCGCGAGCGTTTCGATCGAAGTGGCCGGGTGCGATGTGAGTCCGACCGCGATCGAAGAAGCTTCGCGGCACCCGAGCGCGGCCCGGTTCTTCGTTCACGACGCGCTACGCGACCCGTTACCGAACGGTTTCGATGTCGTCACGTGCTCGCTCTTTCTGCACCACTTGAGCGAAGACGACGCCATCACGCTCCTCGCGAACATGAAGAGCGCTGCGGGCGCACTCGTGTTAGTGAATGATTTGCTGCGCTCGCGGTTCAACTACTGTGCGGTGTGGGCCGCGTGTCGCGTGCTCACCGGGTCGCGGGTGGTGTGGTTCGACGGCCCCGCGTCGGTGCGCTCGGCGTTCACCCCCGCCGAAGCACTCGCGCTCGCCGAGCGCGCGGGGCTTGTCGGTGCGACCGCACGCAGCAAGTTTCCCTCGCGCTTTCTGTTGTCGTGGAGCCGGGAATGA
- a CDS encoding trehalase family glycosidase produces the protein MEDGGVMTLRARDTERRGARGEDTAPALEVIEVAAEGPMATPELPDYRPVLDYITGFWDRLFRFHPHDEGTLIGLPRAYLVPSVDPVRPLFQEMYYWDSYFSALGLVGTMHEWLVFDLAENMAALVERFGFVPNGTRYYFTSRSQPPFFTKLAKLAYDIKVARGDADADEYLRHMTRLGVREHETCWLGEKHPHERRKYRGLSRYHDINYSHFLASCESGWDHSTRCDGDRPGSEAGRWMDFLPVCLNSILYTRERDFAEAMTRLGATTEANYWREAADARAATMRELMWDADRGLFCDFDWKAEARSPLPTLAAFYPMWAGLATQDQANEMVSRWFPRFLLPGGLVTSLDSFPGRQWAYPNGWAPLQWIVVSGLDRYGFTAEANEVRRRWCDTCAHAFAASGTLVEKYNVAEPHREPEHGLYGLIEGFGWTNGVFVDFARALQRG, from the coding sequence ATGGAAGACGGCGGTGTAATGACGCTCCGGGCGCGCGACACGGAGCGGCGGGGTGCGCGCGGCGAAGATACGGCCCCGGCCCTCGAAGTGATCGAAGTCGCGGCCGAGGGTCCGATGGCGACGCCCGAGCTCCCCGATTACCGGCCGGTTCTCGACTACATCACGGGGTTCTGGGACCGGCTGTTCCGGTTCCACCCGCACGACGAAGGGACGCTCATCGGGCTCCCGCGAGCGTACCTCGTTCCGTCCGTGGACCCGGTGCGCCCGCTGTTCCAGGAGATGTACTACTGGGACAGCTACTTCAGCGCGCTGGGATTGGTCGGCACGATGCACGAGTGGCTCGTGTTCGATCTGGCCGAGAACATGGCCGCGCTGGTCGAGCGCTTCGGGTTCGTCCCGAACGGCACCCGGTACTACTTCACCTCCCGCAGCCAGCCGCCGTTCTTCACCAAACTCGCCAAACTCGCGTATGACATCAAGGTGGCGCGCGGCGATGCCGACGCGGACGAGTACCTGCGCCACATGACGCGCCTGGGCGTCCGCGAGCACGAGACCTGCTGGCTGGGTGAAAAACACCCGCACGAGCGCCGGAAGTATCGCGGGCTTTCGCGGTACCACGACATCAACTACAGTCACTTCCTCGCGTCGTGCGAGAGCGGCTGGGACCACTCGACGCGGTGCGACGGCGACCGCCCCGGCTCCGAAGCCGGGCGCTGGATGGACTTCCTGCCGGTGTGCCTCAACAGCATCCTCTACACGCGCGAGCGGGACTTCGCTGAGGCGATGACGCGCCTCGGAGCGACCACGGAAGCGAACTACTGGCGCGAGGCCGCGGACGCGCGCGCCGCGACGATGCGCGAGCTGATGTGGGACGCGGACCGCGGGCTCTTCTGCGACTTCGACTGGAAGGCCGAGGCGCGCTCGCCGCTCCCGACGCTCGCGGCGTTCTACCCGATGTGGGCCGGGCTCGCGACGCAGGATCAGGCCAACGAGATGGTGTCGCGGTGGTTCCCGCGGTTCCTGCTCCCGGGCGGGCTGGTCACGTCGCTGGACTCGTTCCCGGGGCGGCAGTGGGCGTACCCGAACGGCTGGGCGCCGTTGCAGTGGATCGTGGTGTCGGGTCTGGACCGCTACGGGTTCACGGCCGAAGCGAACGAGGTCCGGCGCCGGTGGTGCGACACGTGTGCGCACGCCTTTGCCGCGTCCGGCACGCTGGTGGAGAAGTACAACGTGGCCGAACCGCACCGCGAACCGGAACACGGACTGTACGGATTGATCGAGGGCTTCGGCTGGACCAACGGCGTGTTCGTGGACTTCGCCCGCGCACTCCAACGCGGCTGA
- the glgX gene encoding glycogen debranching protein GlgX gives MRVWPGRPYPLGATWDGVGVNFAIFSENATAIDLCLFNGPGLIEQRIPLRERTDQVWHCYLPDALPGQLYGIRAHGPYEPERGARFNANKLLFDPYAKAVGRELTWHDALFGYTIGQDDTTFDNRDSSAFAPLATVIDTAFTWGADRRPARPWHETFIYELHVKGFTKRMPGVPDHMRGTYAGISAEAALDHLKKLNVTAVELLPVHYRADDRHLMDKGLSNYWGYNTLGFFAPDPRFSTNPRDPSAAVREFKSMVRSLHSIGIEVILDVVYNHTAEGNQMGPTLSFRGLDNPSYYFLSPEHPRYYMDFTACGNSPNMRHPRVLQLVMDSLRYWVEGMHVDGFRFDLAPTLARELAEVDKLGSFFDIIHQDPVLSRVKLIAEPWDIGPGGYMVGNFPVGWTEWNGEYRDAVRGFWGGRDVPTRQLAHRLTGSGDLYERTGRRPYASINFVTCHDGFTLRDLVSYEQKHNLANGEDNRDGHNDNRNWNCGHEGPTDDPKVVARRARQRRNMFATLMLSQGVPMILAGDEFGHTQQGNNNTYCQDNELTWLDWDVADREFLTFARAVAQIWRNQPVLQRRTFFQGRPIRGEGVADVSWFRPNGHELTDAEWEEPHKSLGMRLAGDLIRETDECGEPIVGDTLLVLMNAGQKAVRFVLPVTNPEHVWELMFDTADDNISVATHAGGTKYELKDHTLAVFRTRPETAPNTEVAALHRAARRV, from the coding sequence ATGCGAGTATGGCCGGGGCGCCCGTACCCATTGGGAGCGACGTGGGACGGAGTGGGAGTGAACTTCGCCATCTTCAGTGAGAACGCGACCGCGATCGATCTGTGCTTGTTCAACGGCCCGGGGCTGATCGAACAGCGCATCCCTCTGCGCGAGCGCACGGACCAGGTGTGGCACTGCTACTTACCCGACGCGCTTCCGGGGCAACTCTACGGGATTCGCGCGCACGGCCCGTATGAACCGGAACGCGGCGCGCGGTTCAACGCAAACAAACTCCTCTTTGATCCCTACGCGAAAGCCGTCGGGCGCGAACTGACGTGGCACGACGCGCTCTTCGGCTACACCATCGGCCAGGACGACACCACGTTCGATAACCGCGACAGCTCGGCGTTCGCCCCGCTCGCGACCGTCATCGATACGGCCTTCACGTGGGGAGCCGATCGCCGCCCGGCCCGTCCGTGGCACGAGACGTTCATTTACGAACTGCACGTGAAGGGTTTCACCAAGCGGATGCCCGGCGTGCCCGATCACATGCGCGGGACATACGCCGGTATCAGCGCCGAGGCCGCGCTCGATCACCTGAAGAAGCTCAATGTAACCGCGGTGGAACTGCTCCCGGTTCACTACCGCGCGGACGACCGGCACCTGATGGATAAGGGGTTGTCGAACTATTGGGGCTACAACACGCTCGGGTTCTTCGCGCCGGACCCGCGCTTCAGCACGAACCCGCGCGACCCGAGTGCCGCGGTGCGCGAGTTCAAGTCGATGGTACGCTCGCTGCACTCGATCGGGATCGAGGTGATCCTCGACGTGGTGTACAACCACACCGCCGAGGGCAACCAGATGGGGCCGACGCTTTCGTTCCGCGGGCTGGACAACCCGAGCTACTACTTCCTCTCGCCCGAGCACCCGCGCTACTACATGGACTTCACCGCGTGCGGGAACAGCCCCAACATGCGCCACCCGCGTGTTCTACAACTCGTGATGGACAGTCTGCGGTACTGGGTCGAGGGGATGCACGTCGACGGGTTCCGCTTCGACCTCGCGCCCACGCTCGCGCGCGAGTTGGCGGAGGTCGACAAGCTCGGCTCGTTCTTTGACATCATCCATCAAGATCCCGTACTGTCGCGCGTGAAGCTGATCGCCGAGCCGTGGGACATTGGCCCGGGCGGGTACATGGTCGGTAACTTCCCGGTGGGCTGGACCGAGTGGAACGGCGAGTACCGCGACGCGGTCCGCGGGTTCTGGGGCGGGCGAGATGTCCCCACGCGGCAACTCGCGCACCGGCTCACCGGGTCCGGCGACCTCTACGAGCGCACCGGGCGCCGGCCCTACGCGAGCATCAACTTCGTGACCTGTCACGACGGGTTCACATTGCGGGATCTGGTGAGCTACGAGCAGAAACACAATCTGGCGAACGGCGAGGACAACCGCGACGGGCACAACGACAACCGCAACTGGAACTGCGGGCACGAGGGGCCAACGGACGATCCCAAGGTGGTCGCCCGGCGCGCACGCCAGCGCCGAAACATGTTCGCAACGCTGATGCTGAGTCAGGGCGTGCCGATGATTTTGGCCGGGGACGAATTCGGCCACACGCAACAGGGGAACAACAACACGTACTGCCAGGACAACGAGCTAACCTGGCTCGACTGGGACGTTGCGGACCGCGAATTCCTGACATTCGCGCGGGCCGTCGCGCAAATCTGGCGCAACCAGCCCGTTCTCCAGCGGCGAACGTTTTTCCAGGGGCGCCCGATCCGCGGCGAGGGCGTGGCGGACGTATCGTGGTTTCGCCCGAACGGGCACGAGCTGACCGACGCCGAATGGGAGGAGCCGCACAAGTCTCTTGGCATGCGATTGGCAGGCGACCTGATCCGTGAAACCGACGAGTGCGGCGAGCCGATCGTCGGGGACACGCTTTTGGTTCTCATGAACGCGGGGCAAAAAGCGGTCCGGTTCGTGCTTCCCGTAACCAATCCGGAGCACGTGTGGGAGCTGATGTTCGACACGGCCGACGATAACATTTCGGTCGCAACCCACGCCGGGGGAACGAAGTACGAGTTAAAGGACCACACGCTGGCGGTATTCCGTACCAGGCCGGAAACGGCCCCGAACACGGAAGTCGCGGCTCTCCACAGGGCCGCCCGGCGCGTATAA
- a CDS encoding FAD-dependent oxidoreductase: MPTTTSSVWSLDNPIRTGAPLAGNTRYDVGVIGGGIAGLTTAYLLACEGKSVVVLDAKPAVAGGETEFTTAHLAWVIDDRFARVALIRGDETARLAAKSHLTAIDLIEEIIKRENIACDFRRTDGYLFPGTDGNDIIRDEVVTLTRLGLIFERVDHVPFPAVATGPALRFPDNGQFHPLKYLSDIAGLIRKKGGVIHTDTQVVKVENGSPCVAHTKLGHTVTAGAIVIATNTPFDAGPSLHFKLAAYVTYAIALEVPAGHVSPALFWDTEDPYHYVRTAHGTDAEFLIVGGEDHKTGQAQDQQERWERLEAWARKRFPESGPARHHWSGQVFETPDGLGLIGRAPGFRDNLYVITGDSGMGMTHGTLGARLVSDLILGRTNEFAGVYSPSRWMPGALKTLLEENANLAAQYGDWLTGGEVKSASEIPNGHGAIIRHGLSKSAVYKDDKGQVHEMSAVCPHLGGIVQWNPGEKSWDCPCHGSRFSCKGDVQHGPAVEGLKAIEKT; this comes from the coding sequence ATGCCTACTACCACGAGTTCCGTTTGGTCACTCGATAATCCCATTCGGACCGGCGCCCCTCTCGCTGGAAACACGCGCTACGACGTCGGCGTGATCGGCGGCGGTATTGCGGGTTTAACGACTGCGTATCTGCTCGCTTGCGAGGGTAAGTCGGTCGTGGTTCTCGACGCCAAGCCCGCCGTTGCGGGCGGAGAGACAGAATTCACCACCGCACACCTCGCGTGGGTCATTGACGACCGGTTCGCCCGCGTCGCATTGATTCGCGGCGATGAAACGGCGCGACTCGCGGCCAAAAGTCATCTGACGGCGATCGATCTCATCGAAGAAATAATCAAACGCGAAAACATCGCCTGCGATTTCCGGCGAACGGACGGCTATTTGTTCCCCGGAACCGACGGCAACGATATCATTCGCGACGAAGTTGTCACGCTCACGCGACTCGGGCTCATTTTCGAGCGCGTGGACCACGTCCCGTTCCCTGCCGTTGCGACCGGCCCCGCGCTCCGGTTCCCCGACAACGGCCAGTTCCACCCGCTGAAGTATCTGAGCGATATCGCCGGGCTGATTCGCAAAAAGGGCGGCGTGATTCACACCGATACGCAGGTAGTGAAGGTGGAGAACGGCTCGCCCTGTGTTGCGCACACGAAGTTGGGCCACACAGTCACTGCGGGCGCGATTGTCATCGCGACCAACACACCGTTCGATGCGGGGCCGTCGCTCCACTTCAAACTCGCGGCTTATGTGACCTACGCGATCGCACTGGAAGTTCCCGCAGGGCACGTATCTCCGGCGCTCTTCTGGGACACCGAAGACCCGTACCACTACGTCCGCACCGCACACGGAACTGACGCAGAGTTCCTCATTGTCGGCGGCGAGGATCACAAGACCGGTCAGGCGCAGGATCAGCAAGAACGCTGGGAGCGGCTCGAAGCGTGGGCGCGAAAGCGATTCCCGGAATCCGGTCCCGCTCGACACCACTGGTCCGGGCAGGTGTTCGAGACGCCCGACGGGTTGGGGTTAATCGGGCGGGCACCGGGCTTCCGCGACAATCTCTATGTGATTACTGGCGATTCCGGGATGGGCATGACGCACGGCACCCTGGGGGCACGGCTCGTGTCCGATCTGATTCTCGGCCGGACGAACGAGTTCGCCGGAGTTTACTCCCCCTCGCGCTGGATGCCCGGTGCGCTCAAAACGCTGCTCGAAGAGAACGCGAACCTCGCGGCTCAGTACGGCGACTGGCTTACAGGTGGCGAGGTGAAATCGGCGTCCGAGATCCCGAACGGGCACGGCGCGATCATTCGACACGGTTTGAGTAAGAGCGCGGTCTACAAGGACGATAAGGGGCAGGTCCACGAGATGTCTGCGGTGTGTCCCCACCTAGGGGGCATCGTGCAGTGGAACCCGGGCGAAAAATCCTGGGACTGCCCGTGTCACGGTTCGCGGTTCAGTTGCAAAGGCGATGTGCAACATGGCCCCGCCGTCGAGGGGCTAAAAGCAATCGAGAAGACCTAA
- a CDS encoding WD40 repeat domain-containing protein yields the protein MRVLKTALGEVLDVAFSPDSRAVAAVVEAKNVFLWNLDSPNIAPVRLELGGKYRSGGLSFSADGRQLSWQLFDGRRTYDRDTRDATSEYPALLATATAWKLGAEGTHLVSVHGLPDHVLAGWKHKDEEWVRQWLISTRDLSVGSVTVAPAGDRFAMFTRATEADRWWEQEHRLEIRDAATSAAQSFGTYPYSYAGKLAFHPTGKQIVGINDATLLAWSLPEGGDPRLARSDNKKHFTAFAYHPTGHRLFVTSNDETVHVFDTHALERVNRYSWRLDRLSAVAISPDGTLAAVGSAHGDVVVWDLD from the coding sequence ATGCGGGTGTTAAAAACGGCTCTGGGCGAAGTGCTCGACGTGGCGTTCAGCCCGGACAGCCGCGCCGTTGCCGCGGTGGTCGAAGCGAAGAACGTCTTTTTGTGGAACCTGGACTCACCGAACATCGCGCCCGTGCGATTGGAACTCGGGGGCAAGTACCGGTCCGGCGGTCTGAGTTTCTCCGCCGACGGGCGGCAATTATCGTGGCAACTGTTTGACGGTCGGCGCACCTACGACCGCGACACGCGCGACGCCACGAGCGAGTACCCGGCTCTGCTCGCGACGGCCACCGCGTGGAAGCTCGGGGCCGAGGGCACGCACCTCGTTTCCGTCCACGGCCTGCCGGACCACGTACTCGCGGGCTGGAAGCACAAGGACGAGGAATGGGTGCGCCAGTGGCTGATTTCCACGCGCGATCTATCCGTCGGCAGCGTGACAGTCGCCCCGGCCGGCGACCGGTTCGCGATGTTCACCCGCGCCACGGAAGCGGACCGGTGGTGGGAACAGGAACACCGGCTGGAAATTCGCGACGCGGCTACATCCGCCGCACAGAGTTTCGGCACGTACCCGTACAGCTACGCGGGGAAACTCGCGTTTCACCCGACCGGCAAGCAGATCGTCGGCATCAACGACGCGACCCTGTTGGCGTGGTCACTACCGGAGGGCGGCGATCCGCGTCTGGCACGCAGTGACAACAAGAAACACTTCACTGCGTTTGCGTACCACCCGACTGGGCATCGGCTGTTCGTCACGAGTAACGACGAAACCGTCCACGTGTTCGATACGCACGCTCTTGAGCGCGTGAACCGCTATTCGTGGCGCCTCGACCGGCTCAGCGCGGTCGCGATCAGCCCGGACGGGACGCTCGCCGCGGTCGGCTCCGCTCACGGCGACGTGGTGGTGTGGGATCTGGATTAG
- a CDS encoding histidine triad nucleotide-binding protein, translating to MFADNLFLKIIDKTIPAKIAYEDDQCLAFHDIKPQAPVHVLIIPKKVIRTHDDATSADQALLGHLHLVAIKLAKELGLANGYRLVINCNEAGGQTVPHLHVHLLGGRDLTWPPG from the coding sequence GTGTTCGCCGACAACCTCTTCCTGAAGATCATCGATAAGACGATCCCCGCGAAGATCGCCTACGAAGACGACCAGTGCCTCGCGTTCCACGACATCAAACCGCAGGCGCCGGTCCACGTGCTCATCATCCCCAAAAAGGTGATCCGCACGCACGACGACGCCACATCCGCGGACCAGGCGCTGCTCGGGCACCTGCACCTCGTCGCGATCAAGTTGGCGAAGGAACTCGGTCTGGCGAACGGGTACCGGCTCGTCATTAACTGCAACGAGGCCGGCGGACAAACGGTACCGCACCTCCACGTCCACCTGCTCGGTGGGCGCGACCTGACTTGGCCCCCCGGTTGA
- a CDS encoding YggS family pyridoxal phosphate-dependent enzyme: MDDSELRSVLAERVANVQARIVAACARANRDPASVTLVAVTKTVSPKVAAIVAELGIRDLGESRPQELWKKAEAVPNVNWHLIGHLQRNKVDRTIPLVALVHSVDSDRVLEALDAFGRKRGSAIPVLIEVNCSGEESKGGFALDALIPLGDKLPTFAGVTVRGLMTMAAYSDDPQLARPAFATLREMRNALQMRTGLALTELSMGMSNDFEVAIEEGATLVRIGTTLFEGMS, encoded by the coding sequence ATGGACGATTCCGAACTGCGTTCCGTACTGGCCGAGCGCGTCGCGAACGTGCAGGCGCGCATCGTAGCAGCCTGCGCGCGTGCGAACCGCGATCCTGCGAGCGTCACGCTCGTCGCGGTGACGAAAACCGTTTCCCCGAAAGTAGCTGCGATCGTTGCGGAATTGGGGATACGCGATCTCGGCGAGAGCCGGCCACAAGAGCTGTGGAAGAAGGCCGAAGCCGTGCCGAACGTGAACTGGCATCTGATCGGCCACCTCCAGCGGAACAAGGTCGACCGCACGATACCGCTCGTCGCGCTCGTCCATTCCGTCGATAGCGACCGCGTGCTCGAAGCGCTCGACGCCTTCGGCCGCAAGCGAGGATCAGCGATCCCGGTGCTGATCGAAGTGAATTGCAGCGGCGAAGAGAGCAAGGGCGGGTTCGCGCTGGACGCCCTTATTCCGCTGGGCGATAAGTTGCCAACGTTCGCCGGCGTCACCGTTCGCGGGTTGATGACAATGGCCGCGTATTCGGACGATCCGCAACTGGCGCGGCCCGCGTTCGCCACGCTGCGCGAAATGCGTAACGCACTGCAAATGCGAACGGGGCTAGCGTTAACCGAACTCTCAATGGGCATGAGCAACGATTTCGAGGTCGCGATTGAAGAAGGCGCGACGCTCGTGCGGATCGGAACAACACTGTTCGAGGGGATGAGTTAA
- the ilvN gene encoding acetolactate synthase small subunit, which yields MRHVLSALVQNQPGVLATVAGMLHSRGFNIDSLAVGETETHNLSRMTFVVHGDDNVLDQVRKQLDKIVTVVRVDDISSENFVERDLMLIKVKCASAQRPEVFQLSESFRGRVVDIQHNNVLIEISGTEGKVEAFIELMRPYGILELARTGRIALVRGEAKPAVAAEGT from the coding sequence ATGCGGCACGTGCTTTCCGCTCTGGTGCAGAATCAACCGGGGGTTCTGGCGACGGTCGCCGGGATGCTCCACTCGCGCGGGTTCAACATCGACAGCCTCGCGGTCGGCGAGACCGAGACGCACAACCTCTCGCGCATGACGTTCGTCGTTCACGGCGACGACAACGTACTCGACCAGGTGCGGAAGCAGCTCGACAAGATCGTTACCGTCGTCCGCGTGGACGACATCAGCTCGGAGAACTTCGTCGAGCGCGACCTGATGCTCATCAAGGTCAAGTGCGCCTCCGCACAGCGCCCGGAAGTGTTCCAACTGTCCGAGAGCTTCCGCGGCCGGGTGGTCGACATCCAGCACAACAACGTGCTGATCGAGATCAGCGGGACCGAGGGGAAGGTCGAGGCGTTCATCGAACTGATGCGGCCCTACGGCATCCTGGAACTGGCCCGCACCGGGCGCATCGCGCTCGTGCGCGGGGAAGCGAAGCCCGCGGTTGCGGCGGAGGGAACCTGA